From Stegostoma tigrinum isolate sSteTig4 chromosome 4, sSteTig4.hap1, whole genome shotgun sequence, a single genomic window includes:
- the tmem200a gene encoding transmembrane protein 200A, with product MIATGGVITGLAALKRQDSARSQHFHLPPPSSAPVKRKPKRKPKANIVVVRGKIRLYSPSGFFLFLGILILMFGIAMAVLGYWPQESDKRYPVASKSEIPHNGSHVTTDDAGILMEFFEQHLHSDKMKMIGPFTMGIGIFIFICANAILHENRDKETKVIHMQDIYSTVIDIHSQRIKEQRHMNGAWIGQSGDSEAKCSDNQCAAKLAANVLLSFSGSSNDGITPHKWNTYEEEDGLTKNITTLLHPKNSTSSGFSSRQQTESQREKCTYPKKCETKSIVSSSLSAFTLPVIKLNNCVIDEPELDNITEDSDLSKGRVRHTSMTSLIVPSTDINDFYKPPNPRLLRSNSTITDGKPPTISSGASMGRFLSPSFSKKEYGSNTSLHMLSCHSKSLDLEGGPSTLTVQAEQRKHPSWPRLDRSNSKGYVKLENKEDPMDTLPVPQASVKGSYTNKEKLLMISRSHNNLSFENDEFLDNKLWRGASETRF from the coding sequence ATGATAGCTACAGGGGGTGTAATAACAGGACTGGCAGCCCTGAAGAGACAGGACTCAGCTAGATCACAGCACTTTCATCTTCCTCCTCCATCCTCCGCTCCAGTGAAAAGGAAACCCAAACGTAAGCCCAAAGCCAACATTGTCGTAGTGAGAGGCAAAATCAGACTCTATTCACCTTCAGGattttttcttttccttggaATTTTAATTTTGATGTTTGGGATTGCAATGGCAGTCCTTGGTTATTGGCCACAGGAATCAGATAAGAGATATCCTGTCGCTTCGAAATCTGAAATTCCACACAATGGGTCCCATGTGACAACAGACGATGCTGGAATATTAATGGAGTTTTTTGAGCAGCACTTACACTCTGATAAAATGAAAATGATTGGCCCTTTCACCATGGGGATAGGgatatttatatttatttgtgCTAATGCCATTCTACATGAAAATAGGGACAAAGAAACCAAAGTGATTCATATGCAAGATATTTATTCCACAGTCATTGATATCCATAGCCAAAGAATTAAAGAGCAGAGACACATGAATGGTGCTTGGATTGGCCAATCTGGGGATTCTGAAGCCAAATGTTCTGACAATCAATGTGCTGCTAAACTGGCTGCTAATGTATTGTTGTCATTTTCTGGGTCATCTAACGATGGAATCACTCCACACAAATGGAATACTTATGAGGAAGAGGATGGACTGACTAAGAATATTACTACACTCTTACACCCAAAAAATTCAACATCGTCAGGCTTCAGCAGTAGGCAACAGACAGAATCTCAAAGAGAGAAGTGTACCTATCCTAAAAAGTGTGAAACTAAATCTATTGTTTCATCTTCTCTCAGTGCTTTCACACTTCCTGTTATTAAACTTAATAACTGTGTGATTGATGAGCCTGAACTTGATAATATCACAGAGGATTCTGACCTCAGTAAAGGCAGGGTTAGACATACATCTATGACATCCTTAATAGTACCGTCAACTGATATTAATGATTTCTATAAGCCACCGAATCCACGGTTGTTAAGAAGTAACAGCACAATAACAGATGGAAAACCACCCACCATATCTTCTGGTGCATCCATGGGAAGATTTCTATCACCAAGTTTCTCCAAGAAAGAATATGGATCAAACACTTCACTTCACATGTTGTCCTGTCATTCAAAGTCTTTGGACTTGGAGGGAGGTCCCTCAACACTCACAGTGCAAGCAGAACAAAGAAAGCATCCAAGCTGGCCAAGACTTGATCGCAGTAACAGCAAGGGCTATGTGAAACTGGAAAACAAAGAAGATCCAATGGACACGCTACCTGTCCCACAGGCTAGTGTAAAAGGCAGTTAtacaaataaagagaaattaCTTATGATCTCAAGATCCCACAATAATCTAAGttttgaaaatgatgaatttTTAGATAACAAGTTATGGCGTGGAGCTTCAGAAACAAGGTTTTGA